A single genomic interval of Spinacia oleracea cultivar Varoflay chromosome 6, BTI_SOV_V1, whole genome shotgun sequence harbors:
- the LOC110794859 gene encoding uncharacterized protein isoform X2 yields the protein MVVAMAAGSVERIRSLIDSVTFAADTPSKLDNLHQLKEELLRVADNTTVDFSDFLPCLLKLLSDCFSPVRKCITEVIGEIGLRHLEVLPETTPALLTVVDDDTPAVARQAITSGTNIFCCTLEKIAIQGLQASKLDDSLESAWEWMLKLKEKICSIAFESESDGKRLLALKFVAAIILIYTPDPNGNTELPPHLIGDVKEVGFNISCVRKGHPILKLGDLSIEASQSLRLLLDQLRLPIVKTLSTSMVVVLINCLSAIAVKRPSFYGRILPVLLGLDPSNSVIKGLHAYGVQNALKNAFLSCLKCAYPSATPWRDRLVGALREMNAGYLAEKALEGVCSINGNVKEEKVQFVAVKEEQSLEDPVHTKVGRKRTSDLEVGDRNEDDDTPGKRARSMRSVSEDLSDKSDALHTDTEVKSETTSGANTSKEDDLGPVQQLIGLFGALVAQGEKAAASLEILISGISADLLAEVVIANLKNLPSTCPKAEGDEELQASMALHHNTVDTPFEQLSSFFTNALQCGNSEHISSAAVIEPSELYDIELPLPEESLAMDVADNNVTYTTSKKSTELIDSDMPCASASGNLLDAPKGSAVCAFQDMGPSDTGIPGLDNACSEGLLDTVASSSLASTDRDDGSQDQATSVGKRSKAESLPSISTEKSEELSSKTAAADANIGMASTASSLGPVHQFVLPKISAPVIELSGEDKDKLQKLVFLRIVEAYKQVAVSGGSQLRFSLLSYLGVELSLDLDLWTCLQTHILSDYVNHEGHELTLRVLYRLYGEAEEERDFFSSTTATSVYETFLLKLAETLRDSFPPSDKSLSRLFSEVPYLPKSSLKLLECLCSPEIGDKDDKELHNGDRVTQGLSAVWSLILLRPTLRDVLLKIALQSAVHHLDEVRMKAIRLVANKLYPIPSIALQIEEFAKEKLLSVDNTRSADAADTDKSSIQPEKSLEITLFAKDQATGETTAVDSSAHNSQPHAPGVVADTSVSEAQQCMSLYFALCTKKHALLRQIFVIYKSSPESVKQAIHSHMPILIRTMGASPPLLEIISDPPDGSENLLMQVLNILTDGRVPSTELIFTIKKLYETKIKDIEILFPILPFLPKEEVLRVFPHAVNVTQDKFQAALARLLQGSTPSPVLTPAEVLIAIHSIDPDKDGIPLKKVTDACNACFEQRQMFTQQVIAKVLNQLVEQIPLPLLFMRTVLQAIGAFPALVDFIMEILSRLVSKQIWKFPKLWVGFLKCAQLTQPHSFHVLLQLPQAQLESALNKIPALKAPLAGHANQQNIKSTLPRSVLMVLGIASDSQAGSQSQSGQPEAGDAGSSDKDAVAEKSKESSGGS from the exons ATGGTGGTAGCAATGGCGGCTGGTTCTGTAGAAAGAATTCGAAGTCTTATAGACTCAGTTACTTTCGCTGCTGATACACCTTCAAAGCTCGATAACTTGCATCAACTAAAGGAGGAATTGTTGCGCGTAGCAGATAATACTACTGTTGATTTCTCTGATTTCCTCCCTTGTTTGTTGAAGCTTCTCTCGGATTGTTTTAGCCCGGTTCGCAAATGCATTACCGA GGTAATTGGTGAAATTGGGTTGAGGCATTTGGAGGTTTTACCTGAAACGACACCTGCACTGTTGACTGTTGTGGATGATGATACTCCAGCAGTGGCTCGGCAAGCTATCACATCTGGCACTAATATATTTTGCTGTACCCTGGAGAAAATAGCGATACAG GGACTGCAAGCAAGCAAGCTGGATGATTCACTTGAGTCAGCATGGGAGTGGATGCTGAAGTTGAAGGAAAAGATATGCTCAATAGCTTTCGAG TCTGAAAGTGATGGCAAGCGATTATTGGCTTTGAAATTTGTTGCAGCCATCATTCTTATTTATACCCCTGACCCCAATGGCAATACTGAGCTGCCACCTCATTTAATCGGCGATG TTAAGGAAGTAGGGTTCAATATCTCATGTGTTCGTAAAGGGCATCCTATACTGAAGCTTGGAGATCTGTCTATTGAAGCCAGTCAAAGCTTGAGATTATTGCTTGATCAGCTTCGCCTCCCCATTGTGAAAACACTTAGCACCTCCATGGTGGTTGTTCTCATTAATTG TTTGTCAGCCATTGCCGTGAAGAGGCCATCCTTTTATGGACGAATTCTTCCAGTCCTTCTGGGTCTTGATCCTTCAAATTCTGTTATCAAGGGGTTGCATGCTTATGGAGTCCAAAATGCTTTAAAAAATGCATTTCTCTCTTGCTTGAAGTGTGCATACCCAAGTGCTACCCCG TGGCGGGATCGCTTAGTTGGTGCGCTGAGGGAAATGAATGCTGGGTATTTGGCAGAAAAAGCCCTTGAAGGCGTATGCAGTATCAATGGAAATGTGAAGGAAGAAAAGGTTCAGTTTGTTGCTGTTAAG GAGGAGCAGTCACTTGAAGATCCAGTGCATACTAAGGTGGGTAGAAAAAGAACCAGTGATCTGGAAGTTGGTGACAGGAATGAAGATGATGACACACCTGGAAAACGTGCCCGATCTATGCGCAGCGTATCAGAAGATCTGAGTGATAAGTCAGACGCTCTTCATACTGATACCGAAGTCAAGTCTGAAACAACTAGTGGGGCAAATACATCAAAAGAAGATGATTTGGGGCCTGTGCAGCAACTTATAGGGCTATTTGGTGCCTTGGTTGCACAAGGTGAAAAGGCTGCTGCATCTTTGGAGATACTTATATCAGGTATCTCTGCTGACTTACTTGCGGAAGTGGTTATAGCTAACCTGAAAAACCTTCCTTCTACTTGCCCAAAGGCTGAGGGGGATGAAGAACTTCAAGCAAGTATGGCTTTGCATCACAACACAGTTGATACTCCCTTCGAACAACTTTCATCATTTTTTACGAATGCCCTTCAATGTGGCAATTCCGAGCACATATCCTCAGCAGCAGTTATCGAACCGTCAGAGTTATATGACATTGAG CTTCCGCTTCCAGAAGAATCTCTTGCTATGGATGTTGCTGATAACAATGTGACATATACTACCTCAAAAAAATCGACCGAGCTTATCGATTCAGATATGCCATGTGCTTCCGCTTCTGGTAATCTTTTGGACGCACCCAAGGGGTCAGCGGTTTGTGCGTTTCAAGATATGGGACCTTCAGATACTGGCATTCCAGGCTTGGATAATGCTTGTAGTGAGGGATTGCTGGATACTGTTGCTTCTTCGTCATTGGCATCTACAGATCGGGATGATGGCAGCCAAGATCAAGCTACCAGTGTTGGGAAAAGGTCTAAAGCAGAATCACTTCCATCAATCTCAACTGAGAAGTCTGAGGAACTTAGCTCTAAAACTGCTGCAGCAGATGCAAACATAGGGATGGCCTCCACAGCGAGTTCTCTTGGGCCAGTTCACCAGTTTGTCTTGCCTAAGATTTCAGCGCCCGTGATAGAACTTTCTGGCGAAGACAAGGATAAGCTTCAAAAGCTGGTATTTTTGCGCATTGTGGAAGCATACAAGCAGGTTGCTGTCTCTGGAGGTTCACAGCTTCGGTTCTCTTTACTTTCTTATTTGGGAGTTGAG CTCTCATTGGACCTTGACCTTTGGACATGTCTACAGACGCACATATTGTCAGATTACGTAAATCATGAG GGGCATGAGTTGACGTTGCGTGTCCTCTACCGGTTGTATGGGGAGGCGGAAGAAGAGCGTGACTTTTTTTCTTCCACAACTGCTACTTCTGTGTATGAAACGTTTCTTCTAAAACTG GCAGAAACATTAAGAGATTCTTTTCCGCCATCAGACAAATCTTTAAGCAGGTTGTTCAGTGAAGTTCCATATCTGCCCAAATCGAGTCTTAAATTATTGGAATGCTTATGTTCTCCTGAGATTGGAGATAAAGACGACAAAGAATTGCATAACGGAGATCGGGTAACCCAAGGTCTCAGTGCTGTGTGGAGCTTGATATTGCTGAGGCCAACTCTGCGTGATGTGCTGTTGAAAATTGCTTTGCAG AGTGCAGTACATCATCTGGATGAAGTTCGTATGAAGGCAATACGTCTG GTTGCAAATAAATTGTATCCTATACCATCAATCGCCCTGCAAATAGAAGAATTTGCAAAGGAGAAGCTGCTTTCTGTGGATAATACCCGTAGTGCAGATGCTGCAGACACTGATAAATCCAGTATTCAACCGGAAAAG AGTCTTGAAATAACGCTGTTTGCTAAAGACCAAGCGACAGGGGAAACAACGGCTGTGGACTCCTCTGCTCATAATTCCCAGCCACATGCACCTGGAGTTGTTGCAGATACTTCTGTATCTGAAGCACAACAATGCATGTCACTGTATTTTGCCCTATGTACAAAG AAACATGCCCTTCTTCGTCAAATATTTGTCATCTATAAAAGCTCACCGGAGTCTGTGAAACAG GCAATTCATAGCCATATGCCCATTCTTATTCGAACAATGGGTGCATCACCACCCCTTCTTGAGATTATCTCTGATCCACCTGATGGAAGTGAGAATCTTCTGATGCAG GTTTTGAATATTCTTACAGATGGTAGAGTTCCATCTACAGAATTGATATTTACGATTAAGAAACTTTATGAGACAAAGATAAAG GATATCGAGATTCTGTTTCCAATATTGCCCTTCCTGCCAAAAGAGGAG GTGTTGAGGGTCTTCCCTCATGCTGTTAATGTCACCCAAGACAAGTTCCAGGCTGCTCTTGCACGCTTGCTACAG GGGTCAACTCCTAGTCCTGTGCTAACTCCGGCAGAAGTGTTAATTGCCATCCACAGCATAGATCCTGATAAAGATGGAATCCCTTTGAAGAAG GTAACTGATGCATGTAATGCTTGCTTTGAACAAAGGCAAATGTTCACGCAGCAAGTAATTGCCAAGGTTTTGAATCAGCTG GTTGAACAGATTCCTCTCCCATTGTTGTTCATGAGAACAGTACTGCAAGCAATTGGGGCTTTTCCAGCTTTG GTGGACTTCATAATGGAGATCCTCTCTCGACTTGTAAGCAAGCAG ATATGGAAATTCCCAAAGTTATGGGTTGGTTTTCTCAAATGTGCACAGTTAACGCAGCCtcattcttttcatgtgttgCTTCAG CTACCACAAGCTCAGCTTGAAAGTGCTCTGAATAAAATTCCAGCACTCAAAGCTCCTCTTGCTGGTCACGCAAACCAACAAAATATAAAATCTACTCTCCCAAG GTCTGTACTTATGGTACTTGGCATCGCGTCTGATTCTCAAGCTGGAAGTCAATCGCAATCGGGCCAACCTGAGGCTGGGGATGCAGGCAGTTCTGACAAGGATGCTGTCGCGGAGAAAAGTAAAGAATCATCTGGTGGAAGCTAG
- the LOC110794860 gene encoding F-box protein SKIP23: MSQMQRRKVDWSSLPEELLEKIGHCTGSRLERLRFRSVCRKWRSSHSYPVSPYLLYPTLPKTIPIFSSSIFLESNRLVYLAGSALYLIQPHQDSDPSISSKSWIVSIEELNRRRFRVRFPLTKNHIKDLPNNFPKSLNISNFRATHIGEGLKLSFSNGNEDVFRFEGFQPCCNYPTKSKVVLFYDDDSPTDDTWSVMVLLLSQGGSLGTLKLDGQWNFIDRGPGFHFDDVISLRRGGKLCGVDREGTAYLIDGSENKVIETMSEPLCTIHTHCYARVSRKLLVLISGSVFMVVRKESTFEVYVLMESEHTWIKMTDIGDWIVFLTYDNAFAVKAEKIPGCRGNCIVFPKNLFALHSREFCKDYKLFEGVSKYSEVGLFYLDEDHCRLLDTEPDLSELFWPPPSWLSRGSEPQPWDSAEDEDMDDSFSDVGSMLGSEEELSPSLLQHIEEGMGAVQGHSQSANQGEGDESQQEIPDENNIGSAPDENNSGSVPVNSSENESAEDVASEETSIFEALEIRPDLIPVLQKLWEKYGNIIEEHAVCSNGLLTWGLESLAKMLVTLQNNTATSLNEYQADYLKSTLVDLQSMNFKLDWLSPYVERALALHNNKEQVDTMIELEATRSKLRAELHELEVRLKEIVGEEIENVMASTPLILENSCPLFLL, encoded by the exons atgtcacAAATGCAGCGCAGGAAGGTAGATTGGTCATCACTCCCTGAAGAATTGCTCGAAAAAATCGGACATTGCACAGGTTCGCGCCTCGAACGCCTCCGATTTCGATCAGTTTGCAGGAAATGGCGATCTTCACACTCTTACCCTGTATCACCATACCTCTTATATCCCACCCTCCCTAAAACAATCCCAATTTTCTCTTCCTCCATTTTCCTCGAATCAAATCGCCTCGTTTACCTCGCGGGCAGTGCTCTTTACCTCATCCAACCCCATCAAGATTCCGACCCTAGTATCTCTTCCAAATCTTGGATTGTTTCAATTGAGGAGTTAAACCGCCGTCGTTTTCGGGTTCGTTTTCCCCTTACGAAAAACCACATCAAAGATCTTCCCAACAATTTCCCCAAATCCCTCAATATTTCCAATTTCAGAGCAACCCACATCGGGGAAGGCCTTAAATTGAGCTTCTCTAATGGAAATGAAGATGTCTTCCGATTTGAGGGTTTCCAACCTTGTTGTAATTACCCAACAAAGAGTAAAGTAGTTCTGTTTTACGATGATGATTCTCCCACTGATGATACTTGGTCTGTAATGGTACTTTTGCTTAGCCAAGGTGGGAGTTTGGGTACTTTGAAGTTAGATGGGCAGTGGAATTTCATTGATCGTGGCCCTGGTTTTCATTTCGATGATGTGATAAGCTTGCGGCGAGGCGGGAAGCTTTGCGGTGTTGATCGTGAAGGCACAGCTTATCTCATCGATGGGAGTGAAAACAAGGTAATTGAAACAATGAGTGAGCCTCTTTGCACAATACACACACATTGTTATGCAAGAGTTAGCCGTAAATTATTGGTATTGATTAGTGGTTCGGTGTTCATGGTTGTTAGAAAAGAAAGTACATTCGAGGTTTATGTATTGATGGAAAGTGAACATACATGGATTAAGATGACTGATATTGGAGATTGGATTGTGTTCTTGACTTATGATAATGCCTTTGCTGTTAAGGCTGAGAAAATACCTGGATGTAGGGGGAATTGCATTGTGTTCCCTAAGAACTTATTTGCGCTCCATTCTCGTGAGTTTTGTAAGGATTATAAGCTTTTTGAGGGAGTAAGCAAGTATAGTGAGGTTGGTTTGTTCTATTTGGATGAGGATCATTGTCGTCTCTTAGATACTGAACCGGACTTGTCTGAGTTGTTTTGGCCTCCTCCTTCGTGGCTTTCGCGGGGTTCAGAACCCCAACCATG GGATTCTGCGGAAGATGAAGACATGGATGATTCATTCAGTGATGTTGGTTCGATGTTGGGATCAGAGGAAGAGTTATCTCCTTCCCTTTTGCAGCATATAGAGGAGGGAATGGGAGCTGTTCAGGGTCATTCTCAATCTGCTAACCAAGGTGAAGGTGACGAATCTCAACAAG AGATTCCTGATGAGAACAACATTGGTTCTGCTCCAGACGAGAACAACAGTGGTTCAGTTCCAGTCAATAGTAGTGAAAATGAG TCAGCTGAGGATGTTGCATCAGAAGAAACGAGTATATTCGAAGCACTTGAAATTAGGCCTGATTTAATCCCAGTGTTGCAGAAACTATGGGAGAAGTATGGAAATATAATAGAAGAACATGCAGTCTGTAGTAATGGCCTTCTGACATGGGGCTTAGAGTCTCTAGCAAAGATGTTAGTTACTCTCCAAAACAACACGGCCACCTCCTTGAATGAATACCAAGCTGATTACTTGAAATCTACTCTAGTCGACCTCCAATCGATGAATTTCAAATTAGACTGGCTAAGTCCGTATGTTGAAAGAGCTTTAGCCCTTCACAACAACAAGGAACAGGTCGATACTATGATCGAGCTTGAGGCAACAAGATCCAAGCTGCGTGCCGAGTTACATGAGCTAGAAGTTAGATTGAAGGAGATTGTAGGTGAGGAGATTGAGAATGTGATGGCTTCAACACCTTTAATTCTAGAGAATAGTTGTCCACTATTTCTGCTTTAG
- the LOC110794859 gene encoding uncharacterized protein isoform X1, with protein sequence MVVAMAAGSVERIRSLIDSVTFAADTPSKLDNLHQLKEELLRVADNTTVDFSDFLPCLLKLLSDCFSPVRKCITEVIGEIGLRHLEVLPETTPALLTVVDDDTPAVARQAITSGTNIFCCTLEKIAIQGLQASKLDDSLESAWEWMLKLKEKICSIAFESESDGKRLLALKFVAAIILIYTPDPNGNTELPPHLIGDAAVKEVGFNISCVRKGHPILKLGDLSIEASQSLRLLLDQLRLPIVKTLSTSMVVVLINCLSAIAVKRPSFYGRILPVLLGLDPSNSVIKGLHAYGVQNALKNAFLSCLKCAYPSATPWRDRLVGALREMNAGYLAEKALEGVCSINGNVKEEKVQFVAVKEEQSLEDPVHTKVGRKRTSDLEVGDRNEDDDTPGKRARSMRSVSEDLSDKSDALHTDTEVKSETTSGANTSKEDDLGPVQQLIGLFGALVAQGEKAAASLEILISGISADLLAEVVIANLKNLPSTCPKAEGDEELQASMALHHNTVDTPFEQLSSFFTNALQCGNSEHISSAAVIEPSELYDIELPLPEESLAMDVADNNVTYTTSKKSTELIDSDMPCASASGNLLDAPKGSAVCAFQDMGPSDTGIPGLDNACSEGLLDTVASSSLASTDRDDGSQDQATSVGKRSKAESLPSISTEKSEELSSKTAAADANIGMASTASSLGPVHQFVLPKISAPVIELSGEDKDKLQKLVFLRIVEAYKQVAVSGGSQLRFSLLSYLGVELSLDLDLWTCLQTHILSDYVNHEGHELTLRVLYRLYGEAEEERDFFSSTTATSVYETFLLKLAETLRDSFPPSDKSLSRLFSEVPYLPKSSLKLLECLCSPEIGDKDDKELHNGDRVTQGLSAVWSLILLRPTLRDVLLKIALQSAVHHLDEVRMKAIRLVANKLYPIPSIALQIEEFAKEKLLSVDNTRSADAADTDKSSIQPEKSLEITLFAKDQATGETTAVDSSAHNSQPHAPGVVADTSVSEAQQCMSLYFALCTKKHALLRQIFVIYKSSPESVKQAIHSHMPILIRTMGASPPLLEIISDPPDGSENLLMQVLNILTDGRVPSTELIFTIKKLYETKIKDIEILFPILPFLPKEEVLRVFPHAVNVTQDKFQAALARLLQGSTPSPVLTPAEVLIAIHSIDPDKDGIPLKKVTDACNACFEQRQMFTQQVIAKVLNQLVEQIPLPLLFMRTVLQAIGAFPALVDFIMEILSRLVSKQIWKFPKLWVGFLKCAQLTQPHSFHVLLQLPQAQLESALNKIPALKAPLAGHANQQNIKSTLPRSVLMVLGIASDSQAGSQSQSGQPEAGDAGSSDKDAVAEKSKESSGGS encoded by the exons ATGGTGGTAGCAATGGCGGCTGGTTCTGTAGAAAGAATTCGAAGTCTTATAGACTCAGTTACTTTCGCTGCTGATACACCTTCAAAGCTCGATAACTTGCATCAACTAAAGGAGGAATTGTTGCGCGTAGCAGATAATACTACTGTTGATTTCTCTGATTTCCTCCCTTGTTTGTTGAAGCTTCTCTCGGATTGTTTTAGCCCGGTTCGCAAATGCATTACCGA GGTAATTGGTGAAATTGGGTTGAGGCATTTGGAGGTTTTACCTGAAACGACACCTGCACTGTTGACTGTTGTGGATGATGATACTCCAGCAGTGGCTCGGCAAGCTATCACATCTGGCACTAATATATTTTGCTGTACCCTGGAGAAAATAGCGATACAG GGACTGCAAGCAAGCAAGCTGGATGATTCACTTGAGTCAGCATGGGAGTGGATGCTGAAGTTGAAGGAAAAGATATGCTCAATAGCTTTCGAG TCTGAAAGTGATGGCAAGCGATTATTGGCTTTGAAATTTGTTGCAGCCATCATTCTTATTTATACCCCTGACCCCAATGGCAATACTGAGCTGCCACCTCATTTAATCGGCGATG CTGCAGTTAAGGAAGTAGGGTTCAATATCTCATGTGTTCGTAAAGGGCATCCTATACTGAAGCTTGGAGATCTGTCTATTGAAGCCAGTCAAAGCTTGAGATTATTGCTTGATCAGCTTCGCCTCCCCATTGTGAAAACACTTAGCACCTCCATGGTGGTTGTTCTCATTAATTG TTTGTCAGCCATTGCCGTGAAGAGGCCATCCTTTTATGGACGAATTCTTCCAGTCCTTCTGGGTCTTGATCCTTCAAATTCTGTTATCAAGGGGTTGCATGCTTATGGAGTCCAAAATGCTTTAAAAAATGCATTTCTCTCTTGCTTGAAGTGTGCATACCCAAGTGCTACCCCG TGGCGGGATCGCTTAGTTGGTGCGCTGAGGGAAATGAATGCTGGGTATTTGGCAGAAAAAGCCCTTGAAGGCGTATGCAGTATCAATGGAAATGTGAAGGAAGAAAAGGTTCAGTTTGTTGCTGTTAAG GAGGAGCAGTCACTTGAAGATCCAGTGCATACTAAGGTGGGTAGAAAAAGAACCAGTGATCTGGAAGTTGGTGACAGGAATGAAGATGATGACACACCTGGAAAACGTGCCCGATCTATGCGCAGCGTATCAGAAGATCTGAGTGATAAGTCAGACGCTCTTCATACTGATACCGAAGTCAAGTCTGAAACAACTAGTGGGGCAAATACATCAAAAGAAGATGATTTGGGGCCTGTGCAGCAACTTATAGGGCTATTTGGTGCCTTGGTTGCACAAGGTGAAAAGGCTGCTGCATCTTTGGAGATACTTATATCAGGTATCTCTGCTGACTTACTTGCGGAAGTGGTTATAGCTAACCTGAAAAACCTTCCTTCTACTTGCCCAAAGGCTGAGGGGGATGAAGAACTTCAAGCAAGTATGGCTTTGCATCACAACACAGTTGATACTCCCTTCGAACAACTTTCATCATTTTTTACGAATGCCCTTCAATGTGGCAATTCCGAGCACATATCCTCAGCAGCAGTTATCGAACCGTCAGAGTTATATGACATTGAG CTTCCGCTTCCAGAAGAATCTCTTGCTATGGATGTTGCTGATAACAATGTGACATATACTACCTCAAAAAAATCGACCGAGCTTATCGATTCAGATATGCCATGTGCTTCCGCTTCTGGTAATCTTTTGGACGCACCCAAGGGGTCAGCGGTTTGTGCGTTTCAAGATATGGGACCTTCAGATACTGGCATTCCAGGCTTGGATAATGCTTGTAGTGAGGGATTGCTGGATACTGTTGCTTCTTCGTCATTGGCATCTACAGATCGGGATGATGGCAGCCAAGATCAAGCTACCAGTGTTGGGAAAAGGTCTAAAGCAGAATCACTTCCATCAATCTCAACTGAGAAGTCTGAGGAACTTAGCTCTAAAACTGCTGCAGCAGATGCAAACATAGGGATGGCCTCCACAGCGAGTTCTCTTGGGCCAGTTCACCAGTTTGTCTTGCCTAAGATTTCAGCGCCCGTGATAGAACTTTCTGGCGAAGACAAGGATAAGCTTCAAAAGCTGGTATTTTTGCGCATTGTGGAAGCATACAAGCAGGTTGCTGTCTCTGGAGGTTCACAGCTTCGGTTCTCTTTACTTTCTTATTTGGGAGTTGAG CTCTCATTGGACCTTGACCTTTGGACATGTCTACAGACGCACATATTGTCAGATTACGTAAATCATGAG GGGCATGAGTTGACGTTGCGTGTCCTCTACCGGTTGTATGGGGAGGCGGAAGAAGAGCGTGACTTTTTTTCTTCCACAACTGCTACTTCTGTGTATGAAACGTTTCTTCTAAAACTG GCAGAAACATTAAGAGATTCTTTTCCGCCATCAGACAAATCTTTAAGCAGGTTGTTCAGTGAAGTTCCATATCTGCCCAAATCGAGTCTTAAATTATTGGAATGCTTATGTTCTCCTGAGATTGGAGATAAAGACGACAAAGAATTGCATAACGGAGATCGGGTAACCCAAGGTCTCAGTGCTGTGTGGAGCTTGATATTGCTGAGGCCAACTCTGCGTGATGTGCTGTTGAAAATTGCTTTGCAG AGTGCAGTACATCATCTGGATGAAGTTCGTATGAAGGCAATACGTCTG GTTGCAAATAAATTGTATCCTATACCATCAATCGCCCTGCAAATAGAAGAATTTGCAAAGGAGAAGCTGCTTTCTGTGGATAATACCCGTAGTGCAGATGCTGCAGACACTGATAAATCCAGTATTCAACCGGAAAAG AGTCTTGAAATAACGCTGTTTGCTAAAGACCAAGCGACAGGGGAAACAACGGCTGTGGACTCCTCTGCTCATAATTCCCAGCCACATGCACCTGGAGTTGTTGCAGATACTTCTGTATCTGAAGCACAACAATGCATGTCACTGTATTTTGCCCTATGTACAAAG AAACATGCCCTTCTTCGTCAAATATTTGTCATCTATAAAAGCTCACCGGAGTCTGTGAAACAG GCAATTCATAGCCATATGCCCATTCTTATTCGAACAATGGGTGCATCACCACCCCTTCTTGAGATTATCTCTGATCCACCTGATGGAAGTGAGAATCTTCTGATGCAG GTTTTGAATATTCTTACAGATGGTAGAGTTCCATCTACAGAATTGATATTTACGATTAAGAAACTTTATGAGACAAAGATAAAG GATATCGAGATTCTGTTTCCAATATTGCCCTTCCTGCCAAAAGAGGAG GTGTTGAGGGTCTTCCCTCATGCTGTTAATGTCACCCAAGACAAGTTCCAGGCTGCTCTTGCACGCTTGCTACAG GGGTCAACTCCTAGTCCTGTGCTAACTCCGGCAGAAGTGTTAATTGCCATCCACAGCATAGATCCTGATAAAGATGGAATCCCTTTGAAGAAG GTAACTGATGCATGTAATGCTTGCTTTGAACAAAGGCAAATGTTCACGCAGCAAGTAATTGCCAAGGTTTTGAATCAGCTG GTTGAACAGATTCCTCTCCCATTGTTGTTCATGAGAACAGTACTGCAAGCAATTGGGGCTTTTCCAGCTTTG GTGGACTTCATAATGGAGATCCTCTCTCGACTTGTAAGCAAGCAG ATATGGAAATTCCCAAAGTTATGGGTTGGTTTTCTCAAATGTGCACAGTTAACGCAGCCtcattcttttcatgtgttgCTTCAG CTACCACAAGCTCAGCTTGAAAGTGCTCTGAATAAAATTCCAGCACTCAAAGCTCCTCTTGCTGGTCACGCAAACCAACAAAATATAAAATCTACTCTCCCAAG GTCTGTACTTATGGTACTTGGCATCGCGTCTGATTCTCAAGCTGGAAGTCAATCGCAATCGGGCCAACCTGAGGCTGGGGATGCAGGCAGTTCTGACAAGGATGCTGTCGCGGAGAAAAGTAAAGAATCATCTGGTGGAAGCTAG
- the LOC110794861 gene encoding uncharacterized protein: MAVDYYKILQVDRSAKDDDLKKAYRKLAMKWHPDKNPNNKKDAEAKFKQISEAYDVLSDPQKRAVYDQYGEEGLKGNVPPPGSGGFPGGFPGGSDGGSGYTSFRFNTRSPDDIFSEFFGFSSPFGMGDMGGSRGGVGGSSAFGRGGFEDIFSQFNRGAGGVGEASSMPSMPRKAPPIERTLQCSLEDLYKGTTKKMKVSKDTPDYSGRISTTEEILTIEIKPGWKKGTKITFPEKGNEQRGVIPSDLVFIVDEKPHSVFKRDGNDLVITQKISLVESLTGFNAQVTTLDGRTITVPINSVISPSYEEVVKGEGMPIPKEPSKRGNLRIKFNIKFPTRLTSEQKTGIKRLLSS; the protein is encoded by the exons ATGGCTGTTGATTACTACAAAATTCTTCAAGTTGATAGAAGCGCTAAAGACGATGATCTCAAGAAAGCTTACCGTAAATTAGCTATGAAATGGCACCCCGacaaaaaccctaataataAGAAAGATGCTGAAGCCAAATTCAAGCAAATCTCCGAAGCTTATGAT GTTTTGAGCGACCCACAGAAGCGAGCAGTGTACGATCAATATGGGGAGGAGGGGTTGAAAGGGAATGTGCCACCGCCAGGATCTGGTGGTTTTCCGGGTGGTTTTCCTGGTGGTTCTGATGGGGGAAGTGGATACACATCGTTTCGGTTCAATACTCGAAGCCCTGACGATATTTTCTCCGAGTTTTTCGGATTTTCGAGCCCTTTTGGTATGGGAGATATGGGAGGATCTCGTGGTGGTGTTGGGGGTTCATCTGCATTTGGGAGAGGTGGTTTTGAAGATATATTTTCTCAGTTTAATCGAGGTGCTGGTGGTGTCGGTGAAGCCTCGAGCATGCCCTCCATGCCGCGAAAAGCGCCTCCTATTGAGCGCACATTGCAGTGTAGCTTAGAGGATTTGTATAAGGGCACTACCAagaagatgaaggtttcgaagGATACTCCCGATTATTCAGG GAGGATATCGACGACAGAGGAGATCCTTACCATTGAGATCAAACCGGGTTGGAAGAAGGGTACAAAAATCACATTTCCAGAGAAGGGAAACGAACAGCGGGGTGTTATACCATCAGATCTTGTGTTCATCGTTGATGAGAAGCCTCACAGCGTGTTTAAGAGGGATGGTAATGATCTTGTTATCACTCAAAAAATCTCCCTAGTTGAATCGCTAACTGGTTTTAATGCACAAGTAACAACACTTGATGGACGTACTATAACAGTACCCATCAACTCTGTTATTAGCCCTTCGTATGAAGAGGTGGTTAAAGGAGAGGGGATgcctatccccaaagaaccttcCAAAAGAGGTAACTTGAGAATAAAATTTAACATCAAGTTTCCAACAAGGCTTACTTCTGAGCAGAAGACTGGTATCAAGCGGTTGTTATCTTCGTGA